Proteins encoded by one window of Sphingosinicella sp. BN140058:
- the argS gene encoding arginine--tRNA ligase, whose protein sequence is MTLYARFAAHLDAILDALEAEGQLPGGLDRKAVAVEPPRDAAHGDLATNAAMVLAKRAGTNPRALAGLIAPKLEALGEVSGVEIAGPGFINIRLVPAIWQEELRTILSEGEDYGRSQLGAGSRVNVEYVSANPTGPMHMGHCRGAVVGDALASLLEHAGYAVTREYYVNDAGGQVDVLARSAWLRYREALGEAIEIPEGLYPGDYLVPVGQAFAAEFGDRYVSAPEAEWLALFRTRTVAAMLDMIRADLALLGIHHDIFASEAEVQGSGATDRVLSTLRDKGLIYEGVLEAPKGETPDDWEPVELTLFRSTQFGDDQDRPMKKSNGSWTYFGADAAYHLQKADAADQLINIWGADHAGTVKRVQAAVTALTDGRVELDVKLVQMVRLFRAGEPIKMSKRAGNFVTLADVVREVGKDVVRFMMLTRRADAPLDFDFAKVVEASKDNPVFYVQYAHARVRSLHRRAAEAGIDLTGTPDLSLLDDEELALVKLAAQFPRVVESAALAHEPHRIAFYLSDLAAALHAQWNKGNDDPAKRFLLVQNEKLTRARLELASAIGQIVRNGLAIMGVAAAEEMQ, encoded by the coding sequence GTGACCCTCTACGCCCGCTTTGCCGCGCATCTCGACGCGATCCTCGACGCCCTCGAAGCCGAAGGGCAATTGCCCGGCGGTCTCGATCGCAAGGCGGTTGCGGTGGAGCCGCCGCGCGATGCCGCGCACGGCGATCTCGCCACCAATGCGGCGATGGTGCTGGCCAAGCGCGCCGGCACCAATCCGCGCGCGCTCGCCGGCCTGATCGCGCCGAAGCTCGAAGCGCTGGGCGAGGTCTCGGGCGTCGAAATTGCAGGACCGGGCTTCATCAACATCCGCCTCGTGCCGGCCATCTGGCAGGAAGAATTGCGCACGATCCTGTCGGAAGGCGAGGATTACGGCCGTTCGCAGCTCGGCGCCGGCAGCCGGGTCAACGTCGAATATGTCTCGGCCAACCCGACCGGGCCGATGCACATGGGCCATTGCCGCGGCGCCGTCGTCGGCGACGCGCTCGCCAGCCTGCTCGAACATGCCGGCTATGCCGTCACCCGCGAATATTATGTCAACGATGCCGGCGGCCAGGTCGACGTGCTCGCCCGCTCGGCATGGCTGCGCTACCGCGAGGCGCTCGGCGAAGCGATCGAGATCCCCGAGGGTCTCTATCCCGGCGACTATCTGGTGCCGGTCGGGCAGGCCTTCGCCGCGGAGTTCGGCGACCGCTATGTTTCGGCGCCCGAAGCGGAGTGGCTCGCCCTGTTCCGCACTCGGACGGTGGCGGCGATGCTCGACATGATCCGCGCCGATCTCGCTTTGCTCGGAATCCATCACGACATCTTCGCGTCGGAGGCGGAGGTGCAGGGCTCGGGCGCGACCGATCGCGTGCTTTCGACGCTGCGCGACAAGGGGCTGATCTACGAAGGCGTGCTCGAAGCGCCCAAGGGCGAGACTCCCGACGATTGGGAGCCGGTCGAACTCACCCTATTCCGATCGACGCAGTTCGGCGACGATCAGGATCGGCCGATGAAGAAGTCGAACGGCAGCTGGACCTATTTCGGGGCCGACGCCGCTTACCATCTCCAGAAGGCCGACGCCGCCGACCAGCTGATCAACATCTGGGGCGCCGACCATGCCGGCACGGTGAAACGGGTCCAGGCGGCGGTCACCGCGCTGACCGACGGCCGCGTCGAGCTCGACGTCAAGCTCGTCCAGATGGTGCGCCTGTTCCGGGCCGGTGAGCCGATCAAGATGTCGAAGCGGGCCGGCAATTTCGTCACCCTCGCCGATGTCGTGCGCGAGGTCGGCAAGGACGTCGTGCGGTTCATGATGCTCACCCGCCGCGCCGACGCGCCGCTCGATTTCGACTTCGCCAAGGTGGTCGAGGCGTCGAAGGACAATCCCGTCTTCTACGTCCAATATGCCCATGCCCGGGTGCGCTCGCTCCACCGCCGCGCCGCCGAGGCCGGCATCGACCTCACCGGCACGCCCGATCTGTCGTTGCTCGACGACGAGGAACTGGCGCTCGTGAAGCTCGCCGCGCAATTCCCGCGCGTCGTCGAAAGCGCGGCGCTGGCGCATGAGCCGCATCGGATCGCCTTCTATTTGTCCGATCTCGCCGCCGCGCTGCACGCGCAGTGGAACAAGGGTAATGACGATCCTGCGAAGCGTTTCCTCTTGGTACAGAATGAAAAGCTGACCCGCGCCCGTCTGGAACTCGCCTCGGCAATCGGGCAGATTGTCCGGAACGGCCTTGCGATCATGGGTGTCGCCGCGGCCGAGGAGATGCAGTGA
- a CDS encoding SPOR domain-containing protein encodes MTDVRAGDATAFEEDRLPWLEAVEDDDRGDGPSTLKMIVGVLIALVGIGAIVGGIFWMNNRNEVASGGAELIKAPEGPYKVRPDDPGGMAVEGEGDTAFAASAGQDPKSNINTNAVPETPVGPGAQPQPKAPSDGALLSAPPPTNAPPASGSATGAAPAPQAPAGPGGTIQLGAFSSQANATNAWKALSGRFTYLAPLTHNVVPVSAGGKTLYRLRASGPGAANICGRLRVAGETCVTL; translated from the coding sequence ATGACCGATGTTCGCGCCGGCGATGCGACCGCGTTCGAGGAAGACCGGCTCCCCTGGCTCGAAGCGGTCGAGGATGACGATCGCGGCGACGGCCCGTCGACGCTGAAGATGATCGTCGGCGTGCTGATCGCCCTCGTCGGCATCGGCGCGATCGTCGGCGGCATCTTCTGGATGAACAACCGCAACGAGGTCGCGAGCGGCGGCGCCGAGCTGATCAAGGCGCCGGAGGGGCCGTACAAGGTGCGCCCGGACGATCCCGGCGGCATGGCCGTCGAAGGGGAGGGGGATACCGCCTTCGCCGCCAGCGCCGGCCAGGATCCGAAGAGCAACATCAACACCAACGCCGTGCCGGAGACTCCGGTCGGTCCCGGCGCGCAGCCGCAGCCAAAGGCGCCGAGCGACGGCGCTTTGCTGTCGGCCCCGCCGCCGACCAACGCGCCGCCGGCCAGTGGTTCGGCGACCGGTGCTGCCCCGGCGCCCCAGGCGCCGGCCGGGCCAGGCGGCACCATCCAGCTCGGCGCCTTCTCCTCGCAGGCCAATGCGACGAACGCGTGGAAGGCGCTGTCCGGACGCTTCACCTATCTGGCGCCGCTGACGCACAACGTCGTCCCGGTCTCGGCCGGCGGCAAGACGCTCTACCGCCTCCGCGCCAGCGGACCGGGCGCCGCCAATATTTGCGGCCGTCTCCGGGTCGCCGGCGAAACCTGCGTGACGCTCTGA
- the nagZ gene encoding beta-N-acetylhexosaminidase, translated as MQAAIYGLSGERLTDEERGFFRDCDPAGYILFRRNVADRAQLRALTDDLRALHGRDDLPILIDQEGGRVARMRPPEWPALPPGQVFADLYAKAPMTAIEAARANAQAIAAMLREVGINVDALPLLDVRREGAHDIIGDRALGAEPMQVAALGRAVIDGLRAGGVVGIVKHMPGHGRSMSDSHVELPVVDASEEELETDIAPFRTLAGAPMGMTAHVVYTAWDKERPGSLSPVVICEVIRQRIGFDGLLMSDDLGMHALSGDFGARAAGALAAGCDLALHCSGDMTEMQAIAGAIGDMSDPARQRLDRAMATIADYTGGEDYAALAAKRDSLLAHA; from the coding sequence GTGCAGGCCGCGATCTACGGCCTGTCGGGCGAGCGGCTGACCGACGAGGAGCGCGGCTTCTTTCGCGACTGCGATCCCGCCGGCTACATCCTGTTCCGGCGCAACGTCGCCGATCGTGCGCAACTGCGCGCGCTCACCGATGACTTGCGCGCGCTGCACGGCCGCGACGATCTGCCGATCCTGATCGATCAGGAAGGCGGCCGCGTCGCCCGCATGCGCCCGCCCGAATGGCCGGCGCTGCCGCCGGGCCAGGTCTTCGCCGATCTCTACGCCAAGGCGCCGATGACCGCGATCGAGGCGGCGCGCGCCAATGCCCAGGCGATCGCGGCGATGCTGCGCGAGGTCGGCATCAACGTCGATGCTTTGCCGTTGCTCGACGTCCGCCGCGAAGGCGCGCACGACATCATCGGCGACCGCGCGCTCGGCGCCGAGCCGATGCAGGTGGCGGCGCTCGGCCGCGCGGTGATCGACGGCCTGCGCGCCGGCGGCGTCGTCGGCATCGTCAAGCACATGCCCGGTCACGGCCGCTCGATGTCCGACAGCCATGTCGAGCTGCCGGTGGTCGATGCGAGCGAGGAGGAACTGGAGACGGACATCGCGCCGTTCCGCACCCTCGCCGGCGCGCCGATGGGGATGACCGCCCACGTCGTCTACACCGCCTGGGACAAGGAACGGCCCGGCAGCCTGTCGCCGGTCGTGATCTGCGAGGTCATCCGGCAGCGGATCGGCTTCGACGGCCTGCTGATGTCCGACGATCTCGGCATGCACGCTCTGTCCGGCGATTTCGGCGCCCGCGCCGCCGGGGCGCTCGCCGCCGGCTGCGATCTCGCTTTGCATTGCTCGGGTGACATGACGGAGATGCAGGCGATCGCCGGCGCGATCGGCGACATGTCCGATCCGGCCCGGCAGCGGCTCGATCGGGCGATGGCGACGATTGCCGATTATACCGGCGGCGAGGATTATGCCGCGCTGGCGGCCAAGCGGGATTCGCTTCTCGCCCACGCCTGA
- a CDS encoding crotonase/enoyl-CoA hydratase family protein, protein MNQYFSLKSAGDAVPTPGSPEERLQPLAVSPKSLSPGSRLFDLGQLDVRWEGASETLWTWMTPVDRPNFNPAMLRDFQRWQTEIQREFSGTAPGIKYLVLGSRFPGVFNLGGDLDLFAGFITRGDRAGLVKYGRDCVAILHNNMRALDLPLVTIALVQGDALGGGFEAMLSFNVIVAEKGAKFGLPEIAFGLFPGMGAHCLLARKLGLARAEQMMLSSRLYTAEEMHEMGLVHVLADPGCGEEAVRAYIAKHGRKQSGHRGIYQSSALVDPITLDELQAVVDVWADAALTLSPSDLKMMKRLVGAQTRLASV, encoded by the coding sequence ATGAATCAGTATTTCAGCCTGAAGTCGGCCGGCGATGCCGTGCCGACGCCGGGCAGCCCCGAGGAAAGGCTGCAGCCGCTCGCGGTTTCGCCGAAGAGCCTGTCGCCGGGATCGCGCTTATTCGATCTCGGTCAGCTCGATGTTCGATGGGAAGGCGCGTCCGAGACGCTGTGGACGTGGATGACACCGGTCGACCGTCCGAATTTCAACCCGGCTATGCTTCGGGATTTCCAGCGTTGGCAGACCGAGATCCAGCGGGAATTTTCTGGCACGGCGCCGGGGATCAAATATCTCGTTCTGGGATCGCGTTTTCCGGGCGTGTTCAATCTCGGCGGCGATCTCGATCTCTTCGCCGGCTTCATTACCCGCGGCGATCGTGCGGGGCTGGTCAAATATGGTCGCGATTGCGTTGCGATTCTGCACAACAACATGCGCGCGCTCGATCTTCCGTTGGTCACGATTGCGCTTGTTCAGGGCGACGCCCTCGGCGGCGGGTTCGAGGCGATGCTCTCGTTCAACGTCATCGTCGCCGAAAAGGGCGCGAAGTTCGGCCTGCCGGAGATCGCCTTCGGCCTGTTCCCGGGCATGGGCGCGCATTGCCTGCTGGCGCGCAAGCTCGGCCTCGCCAGGGCCGAACAGATGATGCTCTCCAGCCGGCTCTACACCGCCGAGGAGATGCACGAGATGGGCCTCGTCCACGTGCTTGCCGATCCGGGCTGCGGGGAGGAAGCGGTCCGCGCCTATATCGCCAAGCACGGCCGCAAGCAGAGCGGGCACCGCGGCATCTACCAGTCGTCGGCGCTGGTCGATCCGATCACTCTCGACGAACTGCAGGCGGTGGTCGACGTCTGGGCCGATGCGGCGCTGACTTTGTCCCCGTCCGACCTCAAGATGATGAAGCGCCTGGTCGGCGCCCAGACCCGCCTCGCCAGCGTCTGA
- a CDS encoding bifunctional diguanylate cyclase/phosphodiesterase, which produces MAGIIARFKEISKIDRTVANEVRRSLVDTLFISPASLAAGALSGAALSISIAWASNDPWLQMLAAAITLCGLTRIAHASLFQPKMQRDSMESTRSEVVYELGAWAYSFLLGMLTFATLVRTDNAVYQLMAGTITTGYAAGICGRNAGRPAIAIGQLTLASAPFTIGLILTANPLLWILGVVNCLFMIGMVDITLQTYSSILKAMSATQEQKRLTARFERLARFDTMTGLENRGAFQERLEEELADAIATGDKLAVLWVDLDKFKEINDSLGHPTGDRVLCTMARHLASIAEGRGAVARFGGDEFVMLARGRSTRFVQDLAKEVMRSLSVPMSIDGVSLQVTGSVGGAIGPDHGTEADVLLQHADMALYHAKANGRNDFYLFEESMEHQFLELRNLEAALRGAIEREELQVHYQPIIDLKTGKVSSCEALLRWTHPELGPISPAKFIPIAESTGLIAPISHWVLAQACEAAAQWPDDVSVAVNMSPALLKDIHLSHMILSALYTSGLPAERLELEVTESVLLEDNVQANSLIREFQKIGLKLSIDDFGTGYSSLAYLKKYRFDKIKIDTSFIADVTRSKEARAIINALVGLADELDMEIVAEGIETETQLGYVMGARCTAAQGFFIGRPAPGDAILRRLTAQANGATWLRDDLSSPNEAMLRIA; this is translated from the coding sequence GTGGCCGGCATCATCGCCAGATTCAAAGAGATAAGCAAAATCGATCGCACCGTCGCCAATGAGGTACGCCGGTCGCTCGTCGACACCTTGTTCATCTCTCCGGCTTCGCTCGCCGCCGGTGCGCTTTCCGGCGCCGCCTTGTCGATCTCGATCGCGTGGGCTTCGAACGATCCCTGGCTGCAGATGCTTGCGGCGGCGATCACGCTTTGCGGCTTGACGAGGATCGCGCACGCAAGCCTGTTCCAACCGAAGATGCAGCGCGACAGCATGGAAAGCACGCGTTCGGAAGTGGTTTACGAACTCGGCGCCTGGGCTTATTCGTTTCTGCTCGGAATGCTCACGTTCGCGACGTTGGTGCGCACCGACAACGCTGTCTACCAACTGATGGCGGGTACGATCACCACCGGATATGCGGCCGGCATCTGCGGGAGAAATGCAGGTCGGCCGGCGATCGCCATTGGTCAGCTTACGCTTGCTTCGGCCCCGTTCACCATCGGCCTGATCCTCACTGCGAACCCGCTGCTCTGGATACTCGGCGTCGTCAATTGCCTCTTCATGATCGGCATGGTCGATATCACCCTGCAGACCTACTCCTCCATTCTGAAGGCGATGAGTGCCACCCAGGAGCAGAAGCGGCTCACCGCCCGCTTCGAGCGGCTGGCGCGATTCGACACGATGACCGGCCTCGAGAATCGCGGCGCGTTCCAGGAGCGGCTGGAAGAGGAACTCGCCGACGCGATCGCCACCGGCGACAAGCTCGCCGTGCTCTGGGTCGATCTCGACAAGTTCAAGGAGATCAACGATTCGCTCGGTCACCCGACCGGCGACCGGGTGCTGTGCACGATGGCGCGCCATCTCGCCTCCATCGCCGAGGGCCGCGGCGCGGTCGCGCGGTTCGGCGGCGACGAATTCGTCATGCTCGCGCGCGGCCGCTCCACCCGGTTCGTCCAGGATCTCGCCAAGGAAGTGATGCGCAGCCTGTCCGTGCCGATGAGCATCGACGGCGTGTCGCTGCAGGTGACCGGATCGGTCGGCGGCGCGATCGGGCCGGACCACGGCACCGAGGCCGACGTCCTGCTCCAGCATGCCGACATGGCGCTCTACCATGCCAAGGCCAACGGCCGGAACGACTTCTACCTGTTCGAGGAGTCGATGGAGCATCAATTCCTGGAGCTTCGCAATCTCGAGGCGGCGCTGCGCGGCGCGATCGAGCGCGAAGAGCTGCAGGTCCACTATCAGCCGATCATCGACCTCAAGACCGGCAAGGTCAGTTCGTGCGAGGCGCTGCTGCGCTGGACCCATCCCGAGCTAGGCCCGATCAGCCCGGCCAAGTTCATCCCGATCGCCGAAAGCACCGGCCTGATCGCGCCGATCAGCCACTGGGTCCTCGCCCAGGCCTGCGAGGCCGCCGCGCAATGGCCGGACGACGTCAGCGTCGCCGTGAACATGTCGCCGGCCCTGCTCAAGGACATTCACCTGTCGCACATGATCCTGTCGGCGCTCTACACCAGCGGCCTTCCCGCCGAACGGCTGGAGCTGGAGGTCACCGAAAGCGTGCTGCTGGAGGACAATGTCCAGGCCAATTCGCTGATCCGGGAATTCCAGAAAATCGGCCTCAAGCTGTCGATCGACGATTTCGGGACCGGCTATTCCTCGCTCGCCTATCTGAAGAAATATCGCTTCGACAAGATCAAGATCGACACCAGCTTCATCGCCGACGTCACCCGCTCCAAGGAAGCGCGGGCGATCATCAACGCGCTGGTCGGCCTTGCCGACGAGCTCGACATGGAGATCGTCGCCGAGGGCATCGAGACCGAGACCCAATTGGGTTATGTGATGGGCGCGCGCTGCACCGCGGCGCAGGGCTTCTTCATCGGCCGGCCCGCCCCGGGCGACGCGATCCTGCGCCGCCTCACCGCCCAGGCCAACGGCGCCACCTGGCTGCGCGACGACCTGTCCTCACCCAACGAGGCGATGCTGCGGATCGCGTGA
- a CDS encoding fatty acid desaturase: MSAPQSFSKSDVSIGIDIGAPADAAPLAIDPARLQRQELLRLEREIAARHTGGGMWGYSVAALGGFALWVALFPLTMMGIIPLWIGFVASTVLATGGYVTSHEAMHSNIARKGDPLRWLNELVGQVSTIPLIFPFSMARMMHLQHHYHCNDPERDPDYPDAAPSAWKAIVKTWLNRQPRNGGSIHHYKKILAELDSPASRRAQRDTALLQLAAMAIFFATAWSGHALAVAAVWWLPRHIALSYIRFYLSWAPHHPRTGQGRYGNTKVFKSNLGHVMSMCMETHIIHHLYPSIPNHRTRAAYYEMREILAARGVDVSAL, translated from the coding sequence GTGAGCGCACCCCAAAGCTTTTCCAAAAGCGACGTATCGATCGGCATCGACATCGGCGCTCCTGCAGACGCAGCGCCGCTTGCGATCGATCCCGCCCGGCTGCAACGCCAAGAGCTGTTGCGCCTCGAGCGAGAGATCGCCGCGCGTCACACCGGCGGTGGAATGTGGGGCTATTCCGTCGCGGCCCTCGGCGGGTTCGCCTTGTGGGTCGCCCTGTTCCCGCTGACGATGATGGGGATCATCCCATTGTGGATCGGCTTCGTCGCTTCGACGGTGCTCGCAACCGGCGGCTACGTTACCTCTCACGAAGCGATGCACAGCAACATCGCGCGCAAGGGAGACCCCTTGCGCTGGCTCAATGAATTGGTCGGTCAGGTGAGCACAATTCCCCTGATTTTCCCATTCAGCATGGCCCGCATGATGCATCTGCAGCATCATTACCATTGCAACGATCCGGAGCGGGATCCTGACTATCCGGATGCGGCGCCGAGCGCCTGGAAAGCCATCGTCAAGACCTGGCTCAATCGCCAGCCGCGCAATGGCGGGTCAATCCACCATTACAAGAAGATCCTGGCCGAGCTGGATTCTCCCGCGTCGCGCCGCGCGCAACGGGATACGGCATTGTTGCAGCTGGCTGCGATGGCGATCTTCTTCGCGACAGCGTGGAGCGGCCATGCGCTGGCGGTCGCTGCCGTCTGGTGGCTGCCGCGGCATATCGCCCTGTCCTACATCCGCTTTTACCTGAGCTGGGCGCCGCATCATCCGCGGACCGGACAGGGGCGTTACGGCAATACCAAGGTCTTCAAGAGCAATCTTGGCCACGTGATGTCGATGTGCATGGAAACGCACATCATCCATCACCTTTATCCGTCGATCCCGAACCACCGGACAAGGGCAGCCTATTACGAGATGCGAGAGATACTCGCGGCGCGCGGCGTTGACGTAAGCGCTCTTTGA
- a CDS encoding HAD family hydrolase, with translation MSDPNLAPAAPIRAALFDVDGTLVDTNDLHADAWQRTLRHFGHDFPIETIREQIGKGGDNLIPALLGDMPEDRSDAIDDYRGTLFKQEYLARAVPFPGVRDLFERLVADGIKIVLASSAGAEEVAYHLGLIGCEDLVFATTSRDDAESSKPAPDIFATALAKISPLGAADAVVIGDTPWDVIAANRAGVRTIGFLSGGFPAESLRDAGAIAIFDGARALLARYDESPFAAVRAGADVDA, from the coding sequence ATGTCCGATCCAAACCTTGCCCCCGCCGCCCCGATCCGCGCGGCTCTGTTCGACGTCGACGGAACCCTGGTCGACACCAACGATCTCCATGCCGATGCCTGGCAACGGACTCTTCGCCACTTCGGCCACGATTTTCCGATCGAAACGATCCGGGAGCAGATCGGCAAAGGCGGCGACAATCTCATCCCGGCTCTGCTCGGCGACATGCCCGAAGATCGCAGCGACGCCATCGACGACTATCGCGGCACCTTGTTCAAGCAGGAGTATCTCGCCCGCGCCGTGCCCTTTCCCGGCGTCCGTGATCTGTTCGAGCGTCTCGTCGCCGACGGCATCAAGATCGTCCTCGCCTCCTCGGCGGGCGCAGAGGAAGTGGCTTATCATCTCGGCCTGATCGGCTGCGAGGATCTCGTCTTCGCAACCACCAGCCGCGACGATGCGGAAAGCTCCAAACCCGCTCCCGACATCTTCGCCACCGCGCTCGCCAAAATATCGCCGCTCGGCGCCGCCGATGCGGTGGTGATCGGCGATACGCCCTGGGACGTGATCGCGGCCAACCGCGCGGGGGTGCGCACGATCGGATTCCTGTCCGGCGGCTTCCCGGCCGAGTCGCTGCGCGATGCCGGCGCGATCGCGATCTTCGACGGTGCACGCGCTCTGCTCGCGCGCTATGACGAGAGCCCGTTCGCGGCCGTTCGGGCGGGTGCCGATGTCGACGCTTGA